AGCAGCGAGCCGAAGTCCCGGCCAGGGCTGCGTCGCTTGGCCGCCAGCAGGTCCTTGAAATACCCGCCCATGGCCTGCACGGTCGCGAGCGAGGCGGCGTCCGTCAGGCCGGTGCGGCGGTCGGCCAGGCCGACGACGGCGTGCACCCAGGCCGACAGCTGGTCCAGGTCCTGCGCGGGAGCGCCGAAGAGCCCCGCGACGGCGCGCAGCGCGAGCGGCTCGGCCAGCTCGGCGACGAGGTCGCCGCGACCACGGGCGAGCGGCACGCCGAGCAGCTCGGCGGCGTGACCGCGCAGTTCGTCCTCGCGCAGCAGCGCGGTATCGCCGGTCAGCGATGGGGTGATCATGTCCTTGAGTGCCTGGTGCCGCGGGTCGTCCATCATCGGCAGCAGCACGCCGGCGTGCACGCCCATCTCCATGTCCTCGAGGTGGGTGCCGCCGCCGCCTCGGCCGCCGCCGCCTTCGGCGGAGAAGGCCGGGTCGGCGCCCGCGGCGGCGATGTCGGCGTGGCGGCTGAGCACCCAGAAGCCCTCGCCGTCCACGCTGTTCACGCCCGGCGGGTGGTAGAGCAGCGGGGCCTCCCGGCGTAGCCGGGCGAACAGTTCGTAGGGCGGGCCGGCCGCGAAGTGGGCGTGGTCGGTCAGGTCGAAGGCGCCGAGGATGTCCGGCGGCCTGACCTCGGGCGGTGTCGTCACAGGGACTCCTGGGCGGCCAGCCAGGCGCGGCTGATCTTGGCGTAGTCGGGTGGGTTGGGCTCCTGTTCGGTGGCGAGCCGCCGGGTGAGGTCGGCGACGCGGAACCCGGCCGCGGTGGCGTACACGTCGGCCAGGTCCTGCTCCGCCGCGCCACCCGACCGGGCCGCGCGGCCAAGCACCGCGCAGATGCCGAACAGCTCGGTGGCGAGCTCGCCGACGAGGATCACCGGCTCCTGCCGCTCGCCGGGTTCGGCGGGATCGCCGTGGCGGTCCGCGAGCCGGCGGCAGGTGCGGTGCAGGTTCTGGAACAGGTCGGCGGCGGCCGACAGGTGGCGGCGGTTGGCCGCGGACAGGTCGGCACCCGAGAGGTCGGGCACCGAGAACGCGCCGGCGGCCCCCTCCTCACCGGGGTCGCCGTAGTGGGCCAGCACGAGCTGCCCGGCCCGCAGGTCGTTCACGTAGTCGACGTTGCCGACCGTGCGCAGGACGCGCGCGTCGCGGTGATACCGCTCCACGGGGTGCGCCGCCGCGCCCCGGCGGCGTTTGCTCTGCGCGGTCTCGATGCCCTCGCCGCCGAGCAGCGCGACGGTGCGGTCACTGGCCCGCCAGGCCAGCGCCGTGGCGAGGTTCTTGGTGACGTAGAGCTCGAAGGACCGGTCCTCGGGGCCGGGGTCCAGCGTCGTCCAGCGCACCGCGCTCTCCACGGCGAACTCGGCCGCCAGGACTCCCGCGACGATCCGCTGGACCTTGTCGTACTCGGCCAGGCCGCGGCCGTCGATCCGGCGCCGGGAAAGGAACTCGGCGCAGTACTCCAGGCAGTTGCGGATGACGGCCAGGGAGCCGGCCGCCCCCAGGGCTGTGCGGCCGTAGAGGCCCTGCAGGGCGATGGTCCGGGGCAGGCGTGCGGCGCCGTCGCCGAGGATCGCGTGCTCCCTGGGCACCCGCACGTCGTTCAGCCGGAACGAGGCCGACAACCCGTTGACGCCGATGAAGTCGTTCGGCGCGACGACCTCGAACCCAGGGGTGCCGGTGGTGAGGAAGAAGACGCCCGCCCGCGGCCCGTCGGGCTCCGTCACGGTCGCGGAGACGCCGAGCACGTCGGCGATGCCGGCGTTCGCGATGAACAGCTTCTCGCCGCGCAGCAGGTAGGAGGAGCCGTCCTCGGTGAGCGTCGCGGTCGCGGCGGGCAAGGTGTTGTTCTGGCCCGCGGGGTCGGTGTCACCGAATCCCGACACGCTGCCGGCCGCGATCTCGGCGCGCAGGAAGTCGTGCAGCGGGCCGGCCGGCACCGCCGGGAGCAGGGCGCTGGCCGCGATGCCGTTCTGCACGCAGAGCATCTGCCCGACGCCCATAGAGCGGCGGGCGGCCCGCACGACGACCCGGATGAGGTTGTAGGGCGACAGCCCGCGGCCGCCGAGTTCCGCCGGGGCCGTGAGCTGGAAGTAGCCGCGGTCGCGCAGCTCCTCCAGCAGCCCGTCCGGCCAGATGCGGGTGCGGTCGAGCTCGTCGCCGTCCACCCACCCGTCGACGAAGGGGCCGAACTGCGCGAGGAACTCGTCTCCCGCGGCGGTCTCCCGCGGCCCCGGCTCCGGGAACGCGGCGAACAGCTCCCAGGGGAGCCGTCCCGAGGCGAGCGCATCGATGAAACTGCGTGGTGGGGCCTCGCCGGCGGTAGGGCTGCGCATGCCGGCTCCCTTCCTCTCTGGTCAGGTCTGGTGGGGTCGGGTCCAGGTGGGGTCAGGTCCAGGTGGGGTTAGGTCAGGCGGACGCGGTCTCCTGAGCGGCGATCAGGTGGGTGAGCCGGCGTTCCAGGCGGTCGAGCCCAGCCGGTTCGACCCCGGAGGCGGCGACGTAGCCGTCGGGGCGC
Above is a window of Pseudofrankia saprophytica DNA encoding:
- a CDS encoding cytochrome P450 produces the protein MTTPPEVRPPDILGAFDLTDHAHFAAGPPYELFARLRREAPLLYHPPGVNSVDGEGFWVLSRHADIAAAGADPAFSAEGGGGRGGGGTHLEDMEMGVHAGVLLPMMDDPRHQALKDMITPSLTGDTALLREDELRGHAAELLGVPLARGRGDLVAELAEPLALRAVAGLFGAPAQDLDQLSAWVHAVVGLADRRTGLTDAASLATVQAMGGYFKDLLAAKRRSPGRDFGSLLAHGRLAENSGEAPLTDYEREHNYLVLLMHAYEQTRNVLAGGLLAMAEHPTEWRALREDRSLLPGAIEEMLRWAPPNPYNRRTATRDIDLYGQTIRAGDKVTLWWPSANRDEAVFTRPDAFDIRRDPNPHLSFGSGTHDCAGGEAGRLVLRPLIELLADRVAEIRLAGPVARTPYNKHAVLLDLPVELLAA
- a CDS encoding acyl-CoA dehydrogenase family protein, giving the protein MRSPTAGEAPPRSFIDALASGRLPWELFAAFPEPGPRETAAGDEFLAQFGPFVDGWVDGDELDRTRIWPDGLLEELRDRGYFQLTAPAELGGRGLSPYNLIRVVVRAARRSMGVGQMLCVQNGIAASALLPAVPAGPLHDFLRAEIAAGSVSGFGDTDPAGQNNTLPAATATLTEDGSSYLLRGEKLFIANAGIADVLGVSATVTEPDGPRAGVFFLTTGTPGFEVVAPNDFIGVNGLSASFRLNDVRVPREHAILGDGAARLPRTIALQGLYGRTALGAAGSLAVIRNCLEYCAEFLSRRRIDGRGLAEYDKVQRIVAGVLAAEFAVESAVRWTTLDPGPEDRSFELYVTKNLATALAWRASDRTVALLGGEGIETAQSKRRRGAAAHPVERYHRDARVLRTVGNVDYVNDLRAGQLVLAHYGDPGEEGAAGAFSVPDLSGADLSAANRRHLSAAADLFQNLHRTCRRLADRHGDPAEPGERQEPVILVGELATELFGICAVLGRAARSGGAAEQDLADVYATAAGFRVADLTRRLATEQEPNPPDYAKISRAWLAAQESL